One Helicoverpa armigera isolate CAAS_96S chromosome 1, ASM3070526v1, whole genome shotgun sequence genomic window carries:
- the LOC110379373 gene encoding ATP synthase subunit gamma, mitochondrial, translating to MVQLKQVSIRLKSIKNIQKITKTMKMVSASKFTKAERDLQAARPFGYAPRKFYEMSQLVLGKVDDDDKDKKKKKAAAPPPPTTVEQKPADKEKEKKMKRIYIAMTSDRGLCGGVHSGVARRIKRDFTERLADGANHKLVCVGDKARLILRRVYAPHMLLNVKDVGRLAPGFADASLLAAVITEAGYSYDIGEIYYNKYYTPVKYELNVIPVFTKAAIENAPNMMAFDDVDEDALECYAEWTLAALLYYALKEGAASEQSARMAAMDNATKNAAEMIKKLTLLFNRTRQAVITRELIEIISGAAALK from the exons ATGGTACAGCTAAAACAAGTGTCCATACGACTGAAGTCGATCAAGAATATTCAGAAAATTACCAAGACTATGAAAATGGTGTCAGCCAGCAA ATTCACGAAAGCAGAGCGCGACCTGCAAGCAGCGCGACCGTTCGGGTATGCTCCTCGCAAATTCTACGAAATGTCGCAACTAGTGCTGGGCAAGGTGGACGATGACGATAAggataaaaagaagaagaaggcaGCAGCCCCTCCACCACCCACCACGGTTGAACAGAAGCCTGCCGACAAAGAAAAGGAGAAGAAAATGAAAAGGATTTACATTGCCATGACATCTGACAGAG GTCTATGCGGTGGTGTGCACAGCGGCGTAGCTCGCCGCATCAAGCGCGACTTCACGGAACGCCTGGCAGATGGCGCTAATCACAAGCTCGTGTGTGTTGGCGACAAGGCCCGTCTTATACTGCGCCGCGTCTATGCGCCTCATATGCTCCTCAACGTCAAAGAT GTGGGCAGGTTGGCACCTGGTTTTGCAGACGCGTCGCTCCTGGCCGCTGTGATCACGGAGGCAGGGTACAGCTACGACATCGGCGAGATATACTACAACAAGTACTACACGCCTGTCAAGTACGAACTCAACGTTATTCCAGTCTTCACCAAGGCTGCGATTGag AATGCTCCCAACATGATGGCCTTCGATGACGTGGACGAAGACGCTCTCGAGTGCTACGCAGAATGGACGCTAGCGGCACTTCTGTATTACGCGCTGAAGGAGGGAGCAGCCTCCGAGCAGTCGGCTCGAATGGCAGCCATGGACAACGCCACCAAGAACGCTGCCGAAATGATCAAGAAGCTAACCCTTCTCTTCAACAGGACCCGACAAGCCGTCATCACTAGAGAACTCATTGAAATCATATCGGGAGCCGCCGCACTCaagtga
- the LOC110379378 gene encoding glycine cleavage system H protein: MVVCNVLRVTSRLATRCCGRALYSTENKARFYTKKHEWVSVSDNIGTVGISNYAQDALGEVVYVQLPDVGKDIAAGDECGALESVKAASEVYSPVSGTVTEKNTEVESKPALINKSCYSEGWLFRVKLAKPEELQQLMDQATYDKYLEDH, from the exons ATGGTTGTGTGTAACGTTCTCCGTGTGACCTCAAGGCTAGCTACGCGATGCTGCGGCCGAGCACTCTATAGCACAGAAAATAAAG cACGATTTTATACAAAGAAGCACGAGTGGGTGTCGGTGAGCGATAACATTGGGACAGTCGGCATCTCTAACTATGCACAG GATGCATTGGGCGAGGTGGTTTACGTGCAATTACCAGATGTGGGCAAAGACATCGCCGCTGGAGACGAGTGCGGAGCTCTGGAGAGCGTCAAGGCCGCCAGTGAAGTCTACAGTCCTGTATCAGGAACG GTGACAGAAAAGAACACAGAGGTTGAATCAAAGCCAGCGCTCATCAACAAATCATGCTACTCCGAGGGTTGGCTGTTCCGGGTGAAGCTGGCAAAGCCCGAAGAGTTGCAGCAACTGATGGACCAGGCCACCTACGACAAATACCTGGAAGACCACTGA
- the LOC110379377 gene encoding uncharacterized protein LOC110379377 produces MSKKVLEPRAKAGVSSENVSETTPLVGKKGEGDEEGRGLTTQQTAILIAGEMAGSGVLALPRALSKTGWFGVPLLLLVALVAAFSGKRLGDCWSILEARDPEMRTRKRNPYAIIVEQALGKPWSVVVSMAMIVTLFGASVVYLLLAAQIIEAVLLSLVPTLTICTWYLIVVGAMTPLLFFGTPKDFHLMGILAFGSSLVACILYFIEMMNEVSPFTYRYGIHGFMDFFLATGTMMFAFGGASTFPTIQNDMADKTKFGKSVQYGFLAVLVLYLLVAIAGYAVYGERVLPNVALSMSATPLTLAANILMAVHLLSAFIIIINPVCQEVEELYNVPRDSTGWRMIVRVSIMLGILFIGESIPRFYTLLALVGATTIALLTYILPSVCYLKLIGQPAGEGQTPVEVPSWMKMVCYEVIALGVVGCIAATISAVSAIFSTSMAVPCYL; encoded by the exons ATGTCGAAAAAAGTATTGGAGCCGAGGGCCAAGGCGGGCGTTAGCTCAGAAAATGTTAGCGAGACCACTCCGTTGGTGGGCAAGAAG GGCGAGGGTGATGAAGAAGGTCGGGGTCTGACGACGCAGCAGACTGCCATCCTGATCGCCGGGGAGATGGCCGGCAGCGGAGTCCTGGCACTGCCCCGAGCTCTCTCTAAGACTG GATGGTTCGGAGTACCGTTGTTGCTGTTGGTGGCCTTAGTGGCAGCGTTCAGCGGCAAGCGACTGGGAGACTGCTGGTCTATCCTGGAGGCACGGGACCCAGAGATGAGGACCCGCAAGCGAAACCCTTACGCTATCATCGTAGAACAGGCCCTTGGCAAGCCATGGAG TGTGGTGGTATCAATGGCGATGATTGTGACTCTCTTCGGCGCGTCGGTGGTGTACCTGCTGCTGGCAGCTCAGATCATCGAGGCAGTACTCCTGTCTCTCGTCCCCACGCTCACCATCTGCACCTGGTACCTCATCGTTGTTGGCGCCATGACACCGCTGTTGTTCTTCGGCACACCCAAAGATTTCCA CCTGATGGGCATCCTTGCCTTCGGATCCTCGCTGGTGGCCTGCATCCTGTACTTCATCGAGATGATGAACGAGGTCTCGCCGTTCACGTACCGTTACGGCATCCACGGCTTCATGGACTTCTTCTTGGCGACCGGCACCATGATGTTCGCCTTCGGAGGAGCCTCCACATTCCCGACCATTCAGAACGACATGGCCGACAAGACCAAGTTCGGAAAGAGCGTGCAATATGGATTTTTGG CTGTCTTGGTCCTGTACCTGTTGGTGGCTATCGCTGGTTACGCGGTGTACGGAGAGCGCGTGCTGCCCAACGTGGCTCTCTCCATGTCAGCCACTCCCCTCACGCTGGCTGCCAACATTCTGATGGCCGTGCATCTGCTGTCggctttcatcatcatcatcaaccccGTCTGCCAGGAGGTTGAAGAGCTCTACAATGTCCCCAGAG ACTCCACCGGCTGGCGTATGATCGTCCGCGTATCCATCATGCTTGGGATCCTGTTCATCGGCGAGAGCATTCCTCGTTTCTACACACTGTTGGCGCTCGTCGGAGCCACGACTATCGCCCTACTCACCTACATCCTACCGTCTGTCTGCTACCTGAAGCTTATCGGCCAGCCCGCCGGAGAAGGACAAACCCCTGT TGAGGTGCCCAGCTGGATGAAGATGGTATGCTACGAGGTGATCGCGCTCGGCGTCGTGGGTTGCATCGCCGCTACCATCAGTGCAGTCAGCGCCATCTTCAGCACTTCCATGGCTGTGCCCTGCTACCTGTGA